One stretch of Periplaneta americana isolate PAMFEO1 chromosome 1, P.americana_PAMFEO1_priV1, whole genome shotgun sequence DNA includes these proteins:
- the LOC138701732 gene encoding probable inactive tRNA-specific adenosine deaminase-like protein 3 has product MNCKRRKLDSSSHLPKDKMDVTCIGTSSKQEDGLENWQLRPVLDVDITDHRVPLIDVYVDKVSDPKQTSRLIQDLNTICPIPSLQHLKRVSKCGIILSLAGEDTAEMCVQKLRDQGLDTQGLNCEPHIVQVSAVAPRTRAQYQEAIKLWPCNFHEDKYLEKILSGKLFSDSQKLEQQNYMKISLEAARRSVGCGGAGVGAVVVDPEKKKVIAVGYDNRGKNHLQHAVMVVVDLVAHFQDGGAWNLGDDQWFLGTVESTKTKTREKLLLDIRNAEVNVTKRKPLPSRDVEGPIELKRIKRYSSSEINHRQEASRQESKDLKYDKQIFFKDSPDSPDDSEKRGIVGGSDPGTTGTPKMGPYLCTGYDVYVTREPCTMCAMALVHSRVRRLFYGCSSSEGALGTKVKIHTLKALNHHYEVFAGILENECKNVQSVKSKE; this is encoded by the coding sequence ATGAATTGCAAACGCAGAAAACTAGACTCTTCGTCGCATCTGCCTAAGGACAAAATGGACGTGACTTGTATTGGCACAAGCTCGAAACAAGAAGACGGTCTAGAGAACTGGCAACTCAGACCTGTACTCGACGTTGACATCACAGACCACAGAGTGCCTCTAATTGACGTTTATGTGGACAAAGTATCAGATCCCAAACAGACTTCGAGACTTATACAAGACCTGAATACCATTTGTCCTATTCCTTCCCTTCAACATCTGAAGAGAGTATCCAAATGTGGAATAATTCTGAGTCTCGCTGGTGAAGACACAGCCGAAATGTGTGTTCAAAAATTGAGAGATCAAGGACTCGATACCCAGGGTTTGAACTGCGAGCCGCATATCGTGCAGGTATCAGCCGTGGCACCCAGAACAAGAGCCCAGTACCAGGAAGCAATCAAGTTGTGGCCGTGTAATTTCCACGAGGACAAATATTTGGAGAAGATCTTGAGTGGGAAACTGTTCAGCGACAGTCAGAAATTAGAGCAACAGAACTATATGAAGATTTCCTTGGAGGCTGCTCGTCGTAGTGTTGGTTGCGGGGGTGCAGGAGTGGGTGCAGTAGTTGTAGATCCAGAAAAGAAGAAAGTTATAGCTGTAGGATATGATAACAGGGGTAAAAATCATCTTCAACATGCAGTTATGGTGGTCGTTGATTTGGTTGCACATTTTCAAGATGGTGGAGCTTGGAACTTAGGGGATGATCAATGGTTTCTGGGGACTGTGGAATCAACTAAAACGAAAACACGCGAGAAATTACTTTTAGATATAAGAAATGCAGAAGTGAATGTTACAAAACGTAAACCATTACCATCGAGAGACGTTGAAGGTCctatagaattgaaaagaattaAACGGTATTCCAGCTCTGAAATAAATCACAGACAGGAAGCATCACGACAGGAATCCAAGGATCTAAAATATGACAAACAGATATTTTTCAAAGACAGCCCTGACAGTCCAGACGACAGCGAGAAAAGAGGCATTGTCGGCGGCAGTGACCCTGGAACAACGGGAACACCGAAGATGGGGCCTTATCTGTGTACAGGATACGACGTTTATGTGACGAGAGAACCATGTACCATGTGTGCAATGGCACTTGTTCACAGTAGGGTGAGGCGTTTGTTTTATGGCTGCTCTAGTTCTGAAGGAGCACTTGGTACTAAGGTGAAAATTCACACTTTGAAAGCTCTTAATCACCATTATGAAGTATTCGCAGGAATTTTGGAAAATGAGTGTAAAAATGTTCAAAGCGTTAAATCCAAAGAATAA